One genomic region from Halorussus rarus encodes:
- a CDS encoding aldehyde dehydrogenase family protein, translated as MQPVEFENELTLLTYQQDGDEDKFHDAYEAAVETVKADLGEYHALRIDGAHVDTEDRFAVTSPGDFDLEIGEFAAGGDAEVDAAVSAAADAFPEWEHHDVDSRTDIFRTAADCMRDRKFELAATLSLENGKNRTEAMADVDEAIDFLRFYSLELERSNGYQFDTGQPTPHQHTTNLLRPYGVFAVVAPFNFPLAILTGMTTGAMVTGNTVVAKPASATPLIAHKYADILDDAGLPDGVFNLVTGGGSAVGQPLTEHEDVAGVAFTGSREVGLGIERTFREQGKRGPVIAELGGKNPVIVSDAADLDGAVDGVTMGAFSYSGQKCSATSRVYVYEDVYDEFTDRVVDATEQLGIGPGEDLETVVNPVIDDSALERYRTITERARTDGTVRTGGAVVDDDLPDGRYVEPTVVTDIPHEHDLAREEHFLPFVTIHPVSDLEEGIAKSNGSDYGLCAGLFSKDDEEIDRWFDETEAGMCYANRSQSATTGALVQAQPFGGWKFSGTTGKFAGGYWYLQQFMREQSRTRVE; from the coding sequence GTGCAACCAGTCGAGTTCGAGAACGAACTGACGCTGCTCACCTACCAGCAAGACGGCGACGAAGACAAGTTCCACGACGCCTACGAGGCGGCCGTAGAAACAGTCAAGGCCGACCTGGGGGAGTACCACGCCCTCCGCATCGACGGTGCTCACGTCGACACCGAGGACCGATTCGCGGTGACGAGCCCCGGCGACTTCGACCTCGAAATCGGTGAGTTTGCCGCAGGTGGCGACGCAGAAGTCGACGCCGCGGTGAGCGCCGCCGCCGACGCGTTCCCGGAGTGGGAGCACCACGACGTCGATTCGCGCACCGACATCTTCCGGACGGCCGCCGATTGCATGCGGGACCGCAAGTTCGAGCTGGCGGCGACGCTCTCGCTCGAGAATGGGAAGAACCGGACCGAGGCGATGGCCGACGTCGACGAAGCCATCGACTTCCTCCGGTTCTACAGTCTCGAACTCGAACGTTCGAACGGCTACCAGTTCGACACCGGCCAGCCGACGCCACACCAGCACACCACGAACCTGCTGCGACCGTACGGCGTCTTCGCGGTCGTCGCCCCGTTCAACTTCCCGCTGGCCATCCTCACAGGGATGACCACCGGCGCGATGGTCACCGGCAACACCGTCGTCGCCAAGCCCGCGAGCGCGACACCCCTCATCGCCCACAAGTACGCCGACATCCTCGACGACGCAGGGCTTCCCGACGGCGTGTTCAATCTGGTCACGGGCGGCGGCAGCGCAGTCGGCCAACCCCTCACCGAGCACGAGGACGTCGCCGGTGTCGCGTTCACGGGCTCCCGTGAGGTCGGCCTCGGCATCGAGCGGACGTTCAGAGAGCAGGGCAAACGCGGGCCCGTCATCGCCGAACTCGGCGGGAAGAACCCGGTCATCGTCAGCGACGCGGCCGACCTCGACGGCGCGGTCGACGGCGTCACGATGGGGGCGTTCTCGTACAGCGGCCAGAAGTGCTCCGCGACCTCCCGCGTGTACGTCTACGAGGACGTCTACGACGAGTTCACCGACCGAGTCGTGGACGCGACCGAACAACTGGGAATCGGGCCCGGCGAAGACCTCGAGACCGTCGTCAACCCCGTGATCGACGACAGCGCACTCGAACGCTACCGGACGATCACCGAGCGGGCGCGGACCGACGGGACGGTCCGGACGGGCGGGGCCGTCGTCGACGACGACCTCCCCGACGGGCGGTACGTCGAACCGACCGTCGTCACCGATATCCCCCACGAACACGACCTCGCCCGGGAGGAACACTTCCTCCCGTTCGTGACGATTCACCCGGTCTCCGACCTCGAAGAGGGCATCGCAAAGTCCAACGGCAGCGACTACGGCCTCTGTGCGGGGCTCTTCTCGAAGGACGACGAGGAAATCGACCGCTGGTTCGACGAGACCGAGGCCGGGATGTGCTACGCGAACCGGTCCCAGAGCGCGACCACGGGCGCGCTGGTCCAGGCACAACCCTTCGGCGGCTGGAAGTTCTCCGGGACGACCGGGAAGTTCGCAGGTGGCTACTGGTATCTTCAGCAGTTCATGCGCGAGCAGAGCAGAACTCGTGTCGAGTAA